In the Gorilla gorilla gorilla isolate KB3781 chromosome 10, NHGRI_mGorGor1-v2.1_pri, whole genome shotgun sequence genome, one interval contains:
- the PPP1CC gene encoding serine/threonine-protein phosphatase PP1-gamma catalytic subunit, protein MADLDKLNIDSIIQRLLEVRGSKPGKNVQLQENEIRGLCLKSREIFLSQPILLELEAPLKICGDIHGQYYDLLRLFEYGGFPPESNYLFLGDYVDRGKQSLETICLLLAYKIKYPENFFLLRGNHECASINRIYGFYDECKRRYNIKLWKTFTDCFNCLPIAAIVDEKIFCCHGGLSPDLQSMEQIRRIMRPTDVPDQGLLCDLLWSDPDKDVLGWGENDRGVSFTFGAEVVAKFLHKHDLDLICRAHQVVEDGYEFFAKRQLVTLFSAPNYCGEFDNAGAMMSVDETLMCSFQILKPAEKKKPNATRPVTPPRVASGLNPSIQKASNYRNNTVLYE, encoded by the exons TGAGAGGGTCCAAACCTGGTAAGAATGTCCAGCTTCAGGAGAATGAAATCAGAGGACTGTGCTTAAAGTCTCGTGAAATCTTTCTCAGTCAGCCTATCCTACTAGAACTTGAAGCACCACTCAAAATATGTG GTGACATCCATGGACAATACTATGATTTGCTGCGACTTTTTGAGTACGGTGGTTTCCCACCAGAAAGCAACTACCTGTTTCTTGGGGACTATGTGGACAGGGGAAAGCAGTCATTGGAGACGATCTGCCTCTTACTGGCCTACAAAATCAAATAtcctgagaatttttttcttctcagaggGAACCATGAATGTGCCAGCATCAACAGAATTTATGGATTTTATGATGAAT GTAAAAGAAGATACAACATTAAACTATGGAAAACTTTCACAGACTGTTTTAACTGTTTACCGATAGCAGCCATCGTGGATGAGAAGATATTCTGCTGTCATGGAG GTTTATCACCAGATCTTCAATCTATGGAGCAGATTCGGCGAATTATGCGACCAACTGATGTACCAGATCAAGGTCTTCTTTGTGATCTTTTGTGGTCTGACCCCGATAAAGATGTCTTAGGCTGGGGTGAAAATGACAGAGGAGTGTCCTTCACATTTGGTGCAGAAGTGGTTGCAAAATTTCTCCATAAGCATGATTTGGATCTTATATGTAGAGCCCATCAG GTGGTTGAAGATGGATATGAATTTTTTGCAAAGAGGCAGTTGGTCACTCTGTTTTCTGCGCCCAATTATTGTGGAGAGTTTGACAATGCAGGTGCCATGATGAGTGTGGATGAAACACTAATGTGTTCTTTTCAG ATTTTAAAGCCTGCAGAGAAAAAGAAGCCAAATGCCACGAGACCTGTAACGCCTCCAAGGG TTGCATCAGGCCTGAACCCGTCCATTCAGAAAGCTTCAAATTATAGAAACAATACTGTTCTATACGAGTGA